From the Lolium rigidum isolate FL_2022 chromosome 2, APGP_CSIRO_Lrig_0.1, whole genome shotgun sequence genome, one window contains:
- the LOC124689533 gene encoding uncharacterized protein LOC124689533 encodes MLRIRSSILTRLLLSSAASPIFPLHHLLSTAAAAVPPNPSFAVEEYLVGTCGLTRPQALKAAAKLSHLKSPSKPNAVLAYLAGFGLSSADVAAVVAKDPKILCTGVDITLAPTVVELIKLGLSHTEIARFVMLAPRFFRFKTSVSNLLYFLSLFGSYKKIPLLLRFNSNLLQCSLDKLVKPNVALLRECGIGTCDIAKLGLASPWLLSANPERLHEMVARAKSLGVPRGSGMFRLTLRAVAFLDKEKITSKVDYLKNTLRWSNAEVGIAVSKHPNLLLRSKDILLSGSEFLFSEVGLEPAYIAHRPTLLSYSLEGRLRPRYYVVKFLKANGLLDHDRDYYSTVAYSEKVFLEKFICPHKEAAPHLAEDYGAACRGEVPVSFIFT; translated from the exons ATGCTCCGCATCCGCAGCTCCATCCTCACCCGCCTCCTCTTGTCCTCTGCCGCCTCTCCCATATTCCCGCTGCACCACCTCCtctccacggccgcggccgccgtTCCCCCGAACCCTAGCTTTGCCGTCGAGGAGTACCTCGTCGGCACCTGCGGCCTCACCCGGCCACAGGCCCTCAAGGCTGCTGCCAAGCTCTCCCACCTCAAATCCCCCTCCAAGCCCAACGCCGTCCTCGCCTACCTCGCAGGCTTCGGCCTCTCCAGCGCCGACGTCGCCGCCGTTGTCGCCAAGGACCCCAAGATCCTCTGCACCGGCGTGGATATAACCTTGGCCCCTACTGTCGTCGAGCTCATCAAGCTCGGCCTCTCACATACCGAGATCGCGCGCTTCGTCATGCTCGCCCCCCGCTTCTTTCGCTTCAAAACATCCGTCTCCAACCTACTCTACTTCCTGTCCCTCTTCGGCTCCTACAAGAAAATCCCCCTGCTGCTCAGGTTCAACTCCAATCTTCTCCAATGCAGCCTCGACAAGCTGGTCAAGCCCAATGTCGCGCTTCTGCGGGAGTGCGGGATAGGTACTTGTGATATTGCCAAGCTGGGCCTCGCTTCTCCATGGCTGCTCAGCGCCAACCCGGAGCGCCTCCATGAGATGGTGGCACGCGCCAAAAGTCTCGGTGTGCCTCGTGGCTCGGGGATGTTCAGGCTCACGCTGCGTGCTGTCGCGTTCCTCGACAAGGAGAAGATCACCTCCAAAGTGGATTACTTGAAGAACACGCTCAGGTGGTCGAATGCCGAGGTGGGCATCGCTGTTTCTAAGCATCCGAACCTGCTGCTGAGATCTAAGGACATTCTGCTGAGTGGGTCAGAATTCCTCTTCTCTGAGGTGGGGTTGGAACCGGCCTACATCGCTCATCGTCCAACATTGCTCTCTTATAGCTTGGAGGGCCGGCTCAGACCCCGGTACTATGTAGTAAAGTTTCTGAAAGCAAATGGATTGCTAGATCATGACCGGGACTACTATAGTACAG TTGCCTACAGCGAGAAGGTATTTTTGGAGAAGTTCATATGCCCTCACAAGGAAGCTGCACCACACCTCGCTGAAGACTATGGAGCT
- the LOC124691591 gene encoding uncharacterized protein LOC124691591 isoform X1, protein MAGATADEREILVDLAVRQSPPLLHRPQEMASLPIPQELLPDIFLRLPDPADLARASAACVSFRRHITDRSFLRQYRKLHAPPLLGFVEIKGEFHRASPPYPSASAASAVALAADFSFSFLPAPACQWFILDIRDSRVLLYRTCLPGTAFLLKEMLVCDPLHRQYLRLPPIPDELSTSVEKWHTFLVHQSDLEAAEETAFRVIWMACLGDKLAAFVFSSTTGQWQAGPSHSGWIESSGALSRSQYANGCFYWVTDCREKLLVLDTRRMEFSTIDAPPETKLDDVNVAIVEAGEGRLGMFVLPCGSDLSYIIRRNNVGSSGQWQLEKTISLGYDTYWYCFVGSMRGHLFLEHMGDFFLLDVKTFKLETVSASDHTFLWPRAYSNFPPSLLSSPTVASELLSMEILTA, encoded by the exons atggccGGCGCCACGGCCGACGAGCGCGAGATCCTGGTGGACCTGGCCGTCCGCCAGTCTCCTCCGCTGCTGCATCGCCCCCAGGAAATGGCATCGCTGCCGATCCCCCAAGAGCTCCTGCCGGACATCTTCCTTCGCCTCCCCGACCCGGCCGacctcgcccgcgcctccgccgcctgCGTCTCCTTCCGCCGCCACATCACCGACCGCTCCTTCCTCCGGCAGTACCGCAAGCTCCATGCCCCGCCCCTCCTCGGCTTCGTCGAAATAAAGGGAGAATTCCACCGCGCCAGCCCGCCTTACCCCTCCGCGTCGGCAGCcagcgccgtcgccctcgccgctgacttctccttctccttcctcccTGCCCCCGCCTGCCAGTGGTTCATCCTGGACATCCGCGACAGCCGCGTCCTCCTCTACAGGACCTGCTTGCCGGGCACCGCCTTCCTGCTCAAGGAGATGCTGGTGTGCGACCCCTTGCACCGGCAATATCTTCGGCTTCCCCCAATCCCCGACGAATTATCCACTTCAGTGGAGAAATGGCACACGTTCCTCGTCCATCAGAGTGATCTGGAGGCTGCGGAAGAGACAGCCTTCAGAGTGATCTGGATGGCATGTCTCGGAGATAAACTGGCAGCCTTTGTCTTCTCTTCCACCACCGGACAATGGCAAGCTGGTCCATCACATAGTGGCTGGATCGAATCATCTGGCGCCCTCTCTCGTTCCCAATACGCGAATGGATGCTTCTATTGGGTGACAGATTGCAGAGAAAAGTTGTTAGTACTTGATACTAGAAGGATGGAGTTCTCCACCATCGATGCCCCACCCGAAACCAAACTTGATGATGTGAATGTAGCCATTGTGGAGGCAGGGGAAGGCAGGCTTGGGATGTTTGTTCTACCCTGTGGATCTGACCTCAGTTATATCATTAGGCGAAACAATGTTGGGAGCTCCGGCCAGTGGCAGTTGGAGAAGACAATCTCCTTAGGTTATGATACTTATTGGTACTGTTTCGTTGGCTCAATGCGGGGACACTTGTTCCTAGAGCATATGGGAGACTTCTTCTTGTTGGACGTCAAGACATTCAAGCTTGAGACGGTGTCTGCTTCAGATCATACGTTTCTTTGGCCGCGTGCATATAGCAACTTTCCACCATCATTGTTGTCGTCACCGACAGTAGCAAGTG AGCTCCTTTCTATGGAGATCTTGACTGCTTGA
- the LOC124691591 gene encoding uncharacterized protein LOC124691591 isoform X3 gives MAGATADEREILVDLAVRQSPPLLHRPQEMASLPIPQELLPDIFLRLPDPADLARASAACVSFRRHITDRSFLRQYRKLHAPPLLGFVEIKGEFHRASPPYPSASAASAVALAADFSFSFLPAPACQWFILDIRDSRVLLYRTCLPGTAFLLKEMLVCDPLHRQYLRLPPIPDELSTSVEKWHTFLVHQSDLEAAEETAFRVIWMACLGDKLAAFVFSSTTGQWQAGPSHSGWIESSGALSRSQYANGCFYWVTDCREKLLVLDTRRMEFSTIDAPPETKLDDVNVAIVEAGEGRLGMFVLPCGSDLSYIIRRNNVGSSGQWQLEKTISLGYDTYWYCFVGSMRGHLFLEHMGDFFLLDVKTFKLETVSASDHTFLWPRAYSNFPPSLLSSPTVASGVEEGG, from the exons atggccGGCGCCACGGCCGACGAGCGCGAGATCCTGGTGGACCTGGCCGTCCGCCAGTCTCCTCCGCTGCTGCATCGCCCCCAGGAAATGGCATCGCTGCCGATCCCCCAAGAGCTCCTGCCGGACATCTTCCTTCGCCTCCCCGACCCGGCCGacctcgcccgcgcctccgccgcctgCGTCTCCTTCCGCCGCCACATCACCGACCGCTCCTTCCTCCGGCAGTACCGCAAGCTCCATGCCCCGCCCCTCCTCGGCTTCGTCGAAATAAAGGGAGAATTCCACCGCGCCAGCCCGCCTTACCCCTCCGCGTCGGCAGCcagcgccgtcgccctcgccgctgacttctccttctccttcctcccTGCCCCCGCCTGCCAGTGGTTCATCCTGGACATCCGCGACAGCCGCGTCCTCCTCTACAGGACCTGCTTGCCGGGCACCGCCTTCCTGCTCAAGGAGATGCTGGTGTGCGACCCCTTGCACCGGCAATATCTTCGGCTTCCCCCAATCCCCGACGAATTATCCACTTCAGTGGAGAAATGGCACACGTTCCTCGTCCATCAGAGTGATCTGGAGGCTGCGGAAGAGACAGCCTTCAGAGTGATCTGGATGGCATGTCTCGGAGATAAACTGGCAGCCTTTGTCTTCTCTTCCACCACCGGACAATGGCAAGCTGGTCCATCACATAGTGGCTGGATCGAATCATCTGGCGCCCTCTCTCGTTCCCAATACGCGAATGGATGCTTCTATTGGGTGACAGATTGCAGAGAAAAGTTGTTAGTACTTGATACTAGAAGGATGGAGTTCTCCACCATCGATGCCCCACCCGAAACCAAACTTGATGATGTGAATGTAGCCATTGTGGAGGCAGGGGAAGGCAGGCTTGGGATGTTTGTTCTACCCTGTGGATCTGACCTCAGTTATATCATTAGGCGAAACAATGTTGGGAGCTCCGGCCAGTGGCAGTTGGAGAAGACAATCTCCTTAGGTTATGATACTTATTGGTACTGTTTCGTTGGCTCAATGCGGGGACACTTGTTCCTAGAGCATATGGGAGACTTCTTCTTGTTGGACGTCAAGACATTCAAGCTTGAGACGGTGTCTGCTTCAGATCATACGTTTCTTTGGCCGCGTGCATATAGCAACTTTCCACCATCATTGTTGTCGTCACCGACAGTAGCAAGTG GCGTTGAGGAAGGGGGTTAA
- the LOC124691591 gene encoding uncharacterized protein LOC124691591 isoform X2, with product MAGATADEREILVDLAVRQSPPLLHRPQEMASLPIPQELLPDIFLRLPDPADLARASAACVSFRRHITDRSFLRQYRKLHAPPLLGFVEIKGEFHRASPPYPSASAASAVALAADFSFSFLPAPACQWFILDIRDSRVLLYRTCLPGTAFLLKEMLVCDPLHRQYLRLPPIPDELSTSVEKWHTFLVHQSDLEAAEETAFRVIWMACLGDKLAAFVFSSTTGQWQAGPSHSGWIESSGALSRSQYANGCFYWVTDCREKLLVLDTRRMEFSTIDAPPETKLDDVNVAIVEAGEGRLGMFVLPCGSDLSYIIRRNNVGSSGQWQLEKTISLGYDTYWYCFVGSMRGHLFLEHMGDFFLLDVKTFKLETVSASDHTFLWPRAYSNFPPSLLSSPTVASGWQRTHIVC from the exons atggccGGCGCCACGGCCGACGAGCGCGAGATCCTGGTGGACCTGGCCGTCCGCCAGTCTCCTCCGCTGCTGCATCGCCCCCAGGAAATGGCATCGCTGCCGATCCCCCAAGAGCTCCTGCCGGACATCTTCCTTCGCCTCCCCGACCCGGCCGacctcgcccgcgcctccgccgcctgCGTCTCCTTCCGCCGCCACATCACCGACCGCTCCTTCCTCCGGCAGTACCGCAAGCTCCATGCCCCGCCCCTCCTCGGCTTCGTCGAAATAAAGGGAGAATTCCACCGCGCCAGCCCGCCTTACCCCTCCGCGTCGGCAGCcagcgccgtcgccctcgccgctgacttctccttctccttcctcccTGCCCCCGCCTGCCAGTGGTTCATCCTGGACATCCGCGACAGCCGCGTCCTCCTCTACAGGACCTGCTTGCCGGGCACCGCCTTCCTGCTCAAGGAGATGCTGGTGTGCGACCCCTTGCACCGGCAATATCTTCGGCTTCCCCCAATCCCCGACGAATTATCCACTTCAGTGGAGAAATGGCACACGTTCCTCGTCCATCAGAGTGATCTGGAGGCTGCGGAAGAGACAGCCTTCAGAGTGATCTGGATGGCATGTCTCGGAGATAAACTGGCAGCCTTTGTCTTCTCTTCCACCACCGGACAATGGCAAGCTGGTCCATCACATAGTGGCTGGATCGAATCATCTGGCGCCCTCTCTCGTTCCCAATACGCGAATGGATGCTTCTATTGGGTGACAGATTGCAGAGAAAAGTTGTTAGTACTTGATACTAGAAGGATGGAGTTCTCCACCATCGATGCCCCACCCGAAACCAAACTTGATGATGTGAATGTAGCCATTGTGGAGGCAGGGGAAGGCAGGCTTGGGATGTTTGTTCTACCCTGTGGATCTGACCTCAGTTATATCATTAGGCGAAACAATGTTGGGAGCTCCGGCCAGTGGCAGTTGGAGAAGACAATCTCCTTAGGTTATGATACTTATTGGTACTGTTTCGTTGGCTCAATGCGGGGACACTTGTTCCTAGAGCATATGGGAGACTTCTTCTTGTTGGACGTCAAGACATTCAAGCTTGAGACGGTGTCTGCTTCAGATCATACGTTTCTTTGGCCGCGTGCATATAGCAACTTTCCACCATCATTGTTGTCGTCACCGACAGTAGCAAGTG GATGGCAGAGGACACACATAGTATGTTGA
- the LOC124689534 gene encoding WD repeat-containing protein RUP2-like — translation MTSPSSPSSPPSTSGHQRRRHSQEANDDDEVDHGITFPVRPEEDDELSPPRLEWDFRLAATVPSPALAGASDAIGSVDFDPAGRLLATGGIARKVRIYTVADFLQSSSSTPCRPAACICVPAKLSSVRWRPEGGAVGCGDYDGVVTEYDAERGVASWERDEHEGRRVWALDYAPHGASMAASGSDDRTAHVWDPRAPSGTSWATARAGGAVLCVEFDPAGGPQLAVGSADRRAAVYDVRALGHGAVACMDGHARAVTYVRWAPARQVVTSAADGTHRLWEWPAATAVSGPAREVRSYSGHVSGRSFVGMGLWRGAGLVASGSESNHVFVYDLRWAKPVWVHPFGLADSDAGGGFVSAVAWRQGDADAGGGALVAGRSDGVLKMFTCQRRTDDNPQVDDHQ, via the coding sequence ATGACCAGCCCCTCCTCCCCCTCTTCTCCTCCCTCCACCTCCGGACACCAGCGCCGACGACATAGCCAAGAagccaacgacgacgacgaggtcgaCCACGGCATTACGTTTCCCGTGCgaccggaggaggacgacgagctgTCGCCGCCTCGACTGGAATGGGACTTCCGGCTCGCGGCCACGGTGCCGTCCCCGGCGCTGGCCGGCGCGTCGGACGCCATCGGCAGCGTCGACTTCgaccccgccggccgcctcctcgcCACCGGCGGCATCGCGCGCAAGGTCCGGATATACACCGTCGCCGACTTCCTGCAGTCGTCGTCTTCGACGCCGTGTAGACCCGCGGCGTGCATCTGCGTGCCGGCTAAGCTCAGCAGCGTGCGGTGGCGGCCCGAGGGAGGCGCGGTGGGGTGCGGCGACTACGACGGCGTCGTGACGGAGTACGACGCGGAGCGCGGCGTGGCGTCGTGGGAGCGCGACGAGCACGAGGGGCGGCGCGTGTGGGCGCTCGACTACGCGCCCCACGGCGCGTCCATGGCGGCGTCCGGGTCCGACGACCGGACGGCGCACGTCTGGGACCCGCGCGCGCCCTCCGGGACGTCGTGGGCCACGGCGCGGGCAGGTGGCGCGGTGCTGTGCGTCGAGTTCGACCCCGCCGGCGGCCCGCAGCTGGCCGTGGGCTCGGCGGACCGGCGCGCGGCCGTGTACGACGTGCGAGCGCTGGGCCACGGCGCGGTGGCGTGCATGGACGGGCACGCGCGCGCCGTCACGTACGTGCGCTGGGCGCCGGCGCGGCAGGTGGTGACGTCGGCCGCCGACGGGACGCACCGGCTGTGGGagtggccggcggcgacggcggtgtcGGGCCCCGCGCGGGAGGTGCGGTCGTACAGCGGCCACGTGAGCGGGAGGAGCTTCGTGGGGATGGGCCTGTGGCGCGGGGCCGGGCTGGTGGCCAGCGGCTCCGAGTCCAACCACGTCTTCGTCTACGACCTCAGGTGGGCTAAGCCCGTCTGGGTCCACCCCTTCGGCCTCGCCGAcagcgacgccggcggcggcttcgtcAGCGCCGTCGCCTGGCGGCAGGGCGACGCCGACGCCGGCGGAGGGGCGCTCGTCGCCGGCAGGTCCGACGGCGTGCTCAAGATGTTCACGTGCCAGCGCCGGActgatgataacccacaagtcgaCGACCACCAATAG